One region of Polynucleobacter sp. MWH-Aus1W21 genomic DNA includes:
- a CDS encoding ATP-binding protein yields the protein MACKLTPSAPRLILFAGHAGTGKSTLAKKALPFIIEKTGEDFFFLDKDTAYGAFSAHVMQLTTQNPNDRDSPFYLENLRDWEYQGLIDIARENLLLGVNVILVGPFSREIQSGRMFDALALGVPPQTTIQIAWIDLDESEAKKRMEKRADPRDEWKLAHWDQYTRRRTEPPTHALLHRFDNSIFNEVSFEKLIDDIVQ from the coding sequence ATGGCCTGCAAATTAACCCCTTCTGCGCCCCGCCTCATCCTATTCGCCGGTCATGCGGGCACTGGCAAATCTACTTTGGCAAAAAAAGCCTTGCCTTTCATCATTGAAAAAACTGGGGAAGATTTTTTCTTTCTCGACAAAGATACTGCCTATGGCGCCTTTAGTGCCCACGTCATGCAACTCACTACCCAAAATCCAAATGATCGGGATAGTCCCTTCTATCTTGAAAATCTTCGCGATTGGGAATACCAAGGGCTCATTGATATCGCTAGAGAAAATTTACTCTTAGGGGTGAATGTCATTTTAGTTGGACCATTCTCGAGAGAAATTCAGAGCGGCAGAATGTTTGATGCGCTAGCACTTGGTGTGCCGCCGCAAACTACCATTCAGATTGCCTGGATTGATTTAGACGAGTCTGAAGCCAAAAAACGCATGGAGAAGCGCGCTGACCCCAGAGATGAGTGGAAACTGGCACATTGGGACCAATACACCAGGCGCAGGACAGAGCCACCTACACACGCCTTATTGCATCGATTCGATAACTCCATTTTTAATGAAGTTTCCTTTGAGAAACTCATCGATGACATAGTTCAGTAA